The genomic region GCGGATAGGTTTTTTGGGCGTGATGATTTCAAGGTTTGAAGCGATTTGAGAATCTGCGCTTGGATTTTCAATGCTTAAAAAATATTCGTGCTCTTTGCTGTCGGTATTGTGGAAAAGCACGCGGTAAGTGTTTTCTACGCCTTGCGTTTTGATTTTGTAGATTTCAGAGGTGCTATTGACATTCAGAAGCATACCTTCTTTTTTACCACCCATAATAAGCAGCGCGATACAAGTCGCAAGCAAAATTCCCACATAACAAATGGTTTTCAAGCGCATATAGCGCACTTTTGAATTTGTCTCCACCGCAGCGGGTGAGCTCCAGCCAACAAGGCTTGGTTTGTTGTATTTTGCCATCACGCTTGTGCAGGCATCGACACATTCAAGGCAGTTAATACATTCAAGCTGCATACCTTTTCTGATGTCAATATGCGTTGGGCAGACTTTGACGCAGTGTTCGCACTGCACGCACTCAGCATTTGGATTGGTAAATTTTAGCTTTTGAGTGATTTTATCCCCTTTGTTATAAATCACGCCACCGCGATTTTGATTATAAATCGCCATAATCGTATCATTGTCATACAGCACGCTTTGCACGCGAGAATAAGGGCAAATGTAAATACAGAAATTTTCTTGTATGAAAGCAATATCAATGGCAAAAAATAGCCCAAAGCCAAGCCAAAACACCATAAGAACCTTATGTTCGCTAGGATTTTGGATAGCAACAAAAAAATCTTCAGGCGCGGTAAAGAAAAACATAAGACTCGCAGCTGCCACAAGGCACAAAAATAGGATAATCACAAACGCCAAACTTGCCTTTACCTTTTTACCAAAAGTATCAAGCACAAGAGGTTTTTGCTTATTTGAAATCTTTTGACGCAAGCCAAAAACCTTTGTCTGCAAGAAATCCCTATAAATCACGCGGAAAATTGTTTGCGGACACGCCCAGCCACACCAAATGCGCCCACCTAAGGTTGTGAGGAAAAAGATTCCCACAAAAAGCAGAATCGAGAGAAAAGGCAGTAAATACAACTCCTGCATATTAAAACGCGTGCCTAGCAGATGGAATTCGCCCTTAGTAAATGAGAGTAAAAAGATGTGATTATCATTAATCGTTATAAAAGGCATTGTAAGAAGGAAAATCGTAGCAATCGCATACACCAAATAGCGTCTTTTGCGGTAATAGACTTGTCTCATTTTTCTTCCTTAAACGTGGATTGTGCGCCACAAATTTGCGCGACTTGGTCATTTGAGTGTTGTTTGTGTAATGGCACGATTGTATAACTTTTTGTATTTTAAATCCATAAATTTAGCGCTAATTTTCCTCTCTCAATTTAGACACCAAGCAAGATTCTAAAATCGCCTTGATATTTGTGCTAATTTTCGCCTTGGCGCTCAAGCATAGACTTGACTTTAGGGCTATTAACCTTGCTTACAAAGAAATAAATTTCCACGCGGTTATTTTGCGCGCGCTGTTCTGGTGTGTCATTTGGTGCGACATTACCATAAGAGCCATAGCCAGAGACAGAGATTCTGTGTGCTTCTACGCCTTTTTGTATCAGTTCGCGCGCCACACTTACCGCGCGTGCGCTTGAAAATTCATAATTATCCCTAAAACGTGATGGTGGGGTGGAATCATCAGTGTAGCCTCGTATGTCAAGATGCACATAATTTGGGTATTTTTTGATGATTGTTGTAAGTCTATCAAGATAGGTGAAAGTATCGCTATTTGTGATTTCAAACTCGCCAGCTCTAAAGAGAATCCTATCAGGCAGGCGCAACACACTTCCAGAATCCATTTGCTCTAGCACGCCACCTATATCATTGATAATATCCGAAGAAATAGCACTTTCTGCACTCGTGCTTGCAGCAGAGGAGGAGTCTTCAGCGTCATTACCTTCATAATTCCCAACATCTTGATCCACAGGTGAAGGCAGGGGCATTGCCACAGGATAATCAAAGATTTTGATAAGCTCTTCTTTGAGCGCGCGCACCTTTTCGCTATCAGATGATGAAATCGCCCAAAGTGCGATAAAAAGCGCGAGCAAAAGCGAAAGAAAATCCGCATAAGGCACAGCCCATTTTTCGCCTGCGGGGCATTCGGGGCATTTTTTCTTTTTTGCCATTTGCGTGTCTTATTCAAATTGTGAGATTCTAGGCTCGCCGGGCTTGATAAAGCCTAGTAGCTTTTCTTCAAGGTTGCGCGGGTTGTCACCATTTGCGATACTTACGACACCTTCGACAATAAGGACTTTTTCTTGGATAATATCCTTGCTTTTTGCTAGTAACTTATGCCCGCACGGACCAAAGAACGCATATGCACCAAAAATCCCCGTAACCGTCGCTGTAAATGCCCCAGAAATACCAGCCGCCATAGCCTTTGGGTCATCAAGGAGCTGAAGTGCGAGCATAAGCCCCATAACCGCGCCAACAAGCCCAAATGTTGGGCAAGATTCCCCAACTAGCACCCAATAATGCCCGCTTCCGTGGTAATACTCCTCTAAAACTTCAATTTGTATTTCCATATCCTCGCGCACTGCCTCAGCTTCCCTACCATCGACAATCATACTAATTGCCTTGCGTAAAAAATCATCTTCAATCTGTGCTGCGCGCCCTTCGAGTGAAAGCACGCCATCTTTACGCGCAAGAGTGGAGAGTTCAACAAGCTGGCGAATGGTTTCATTAAGGTTAATCTTTGAACCCATAAAAACCATTTTAAACTCTTTAAATGCACCTTTGACATATGCGCCGTGCGTGGCTGTCATACCTGAAAACATCGCAGTTGGTATCACAATCATAACCGAGCTTAAATGTATCACCTGCCGTGGATCCCCACCTTCTAAAATATCCCCGACAGAAATACTTGTAACAGACATAAGAATGCCCAAAAGGGTCGTTAGATCCATACAAAACCTTTATTGCAAAATGTTTCATTCCTTTAAGACGAAAAGCAAAAATCAATCCAAAAAATCACCTAAAAATCGCACACCGTTATGCCCCAAAAAAACAATCTACAAAAATCTTTGTGGTGTGCGTTTGTATCGTGCGTTTAACGTGTTTCACACACAGCTTTTGCAAACTCTGCAAATACACTGCGCGCTTCTTTTGGTCCCGGGCTTGATTCTGGGTGATGCTGGAGGGAAAAAATTGACTTGTTACAATAGCGCACGCCCTCAATCGTCCCATCAAAAAGATTTCTATGCGTAACCTCAGCAATAGATTCTATGGAATCTGGCACGGAATAATTGTGGTTTTGTGAGGTGATTTCCACTTCACCTGTGAGCGTGTTTTTCACCGGGTGATTTGCGCCGTGATGTCCAAATTTTAGCTTATAGGTGTTAAAGCCGTGTGCGATTGCTAAAAGCTGATGTCCTAGGCAGATTCCAAAAAGTGGGATTTGAAAATCTATAAGCGCGCGAATTTGAGCGATTTCATTTTCTAACATAAGCGGATCACCCGGACCATTTGAGAGAAACACACCGCCGATTTCCTTGCTTTCAAAGCGCTTCAATACAGAATCCGCACTAAAAGTGTGCGGGATTACTTCCACTTCAAGCCCAACACTTGTGAGCTCATTTAAAATATTACGTTTTATACCAAAATCAATGGCTAGAATCTTTTTGCGTTTTGTGGAATCTATGCGCTCATAATCCATAGATTCAAAGCTAAACACACCATCCTTGTGGATATAGGGCTTTTTGGTTGAGACTTCAGGGATAAGATTTTGTTCGCTAATAGAAGGTGAGGATTTAAGCAAAGTCTCTAAAGTTTCCTTGTCGCTTCTCTCCGTGCTAGCTATCATCATCATAGAACCTTGCGTGCGAAGCATTTTGACAAGCGCGCGCGTATCAAGATTGCAAATGCCTATGATATTATGCTTTTTCAAAAGTGTGCTTAAATCGCCTTGCGCGCGGAAATTTGAGTAAAAATTATTATACTGCGAAACAATCACGCCTTTGCAAAAAATCTCCCTACTCTCTTTGTCTTGCTCATTCACACCCACAATGCCAATCTCTGGCATACAAAAAGTGATGAACTGCCCCGCATAGCTCGGATCTGTGATAATCTCCTCATACCCGCAAAGCGAGGTATTAAATACCACCTCGCCAATCGCACTTCCTTCCGCCCCAAAGCTTAGCGCCTGCAAAAACACGCCATTTTCAAAATAAAGAAAAATGTCTTTGAGCGCTGGCAATGATTGCGTGTTTTTAGAATCTGCTTGCTGTGTCATTATGCGAGCCCTCGCTTGCGTAGTTCTTCTTCATAAAGTTTGTTAAAAACAATCTCATATTCATCACTTCCATACACAAGCTTTCTTTTGTATTTTTTTAGACACTCATTAACAGCCTCTTCGCTCTTCTCATAGATTTTAGAATAGTCATTGATAGCCTTGTAAATGGTATTTTTGACAATCACTTCTGAAACCTTAAAAGTAAGCATATGTTTTTGCAGCATTTGCGTGAGAATCCTATGCGACAAATCACTGCAACGCTCGTCCCAATTGAGTATGAAATCCTCCTCATCAGCAATTTGTTTTTTAAACATACGAAATATTGATCGCTCGTCCATACGATAGTCCTCGATTTCATTAACATACTCTTCGAGCAAATCGCGCACTTTTTCATCAATCGCACGCTCTTTTTGGATATTTTCCATCAAACAATCAAGCGTGATTTTGCTTACAGATTCTACTGAAGAATTGAGCGTGATAAAATTTGCATTTGCCAAGTCTAGACCGATCTTATTTGCAATGTAGGGCGCATGCTGTGCTTTTAGTCTCATATGAAAGCTCCTTGTATCAAAAAAAAAGGGTGGGTGATTCGCGATATTGTAGCGTGCTTTAAGTAAAAAAGGCTTTAATTCCTCAAATGTATGTTCGCAAAGATGAGGCATTTTCAAAAACACGATTTTAAGTGGAAGCGCGCAAGAGACAACGCGCTTTTTATAAATTTAGGCTAGTTCCTTGCGTGCATTACTTAGCATCAATTTTATACGATTCTCTTGATTTACTCGCGTAGCACTTGGATCGTAGTCAATTGAGACAATGTTGCTTTGCGGATTTTTCTCTTTTATCACCTTCATCATACCGCGTCCAACAATGTGATTTGGCAGGCAACCAAAAGGCTGTGTGCAGACGACATTATTTACGCCCTGCTCGATGAGCTCTAGCATTTCAGCAGTGAGTAGCCAGCCCTCTCCCATATTCATCGCCTCGCTCACATAGCCATCAGCAAGTGATTTTGTGTGTTTAAACGGACTTGGTGCGCGGAAAACTCCGTGTTTTTGGATCGTTTTTATCATATCTTTTTGTTTTCCGCAGAAGTATTCAAACACCACGCGATAAATCATTCTTGTAAGCCACTTGCCACCATACATTTTATTTTCCACAATACTATCATTGATGCAATATAAGCAAAAATCTAAAAATCCCGGGATTACCACTTCGCAATTCTCACTCAACAAGAAATCCTCGAGGTTATTATTCCCTAATGGCGAGAATTTGATATAAATTTCGCCCACAATCCCCACCTGCACCTTTTTTTCCGTGCTTCGTGGAATGCTTGCAAAATCATCTAAAATCTCTTTCATATCTTTTTTAAGCGCTTTATAGCTTGTAAGCCCTGTGTTTGTTCCCGGCGTGGTGATTCGCTCTACCCATTTAGCAATTTTTGCCTCTGTATCGCCTTTGTTGAGCTCATAGGATTTGCATTGATTTGAAATATGCATCAATAAATCACCATAAACGATAGCTGAAAGGAAATTTTGGAGCATTGGACGCGTGACGCTAAAGCCCTGATCAGTTTCTAACCCGCTAAAGTTTAGCGAAATCACAGGAATCTCGCCAAAGCCCGCTTTATTCAGCGCTTTACGCAAAAGATGGATATAGTTACTCGCGCGGCAGCCCCCACCGGTTTGCGTGATGAGAAGCGCGACCTTATTTAAATCCCATTTGCCACTTTTGAGCGCGTCAATCATCTGCCCTATCACAAGAAGTGCAGGGTAGCAAGTATCATTATGCACATTTCTCAAGCCCTCATTCACCACGCCCGCACCTTCATTATGGAGCAATTCAGCCTTATATCCATGCAAATGCAAAATATTCACCAAAAATCTAAAATGTATCGGAAGCATCATCGGCACGAGGATTGTATGCGTTTCTTTCATCTCTTTTGTGAAAGGCACTTTGGTAATCTCGCGATTTGTTTTTAAGATGCTATCCGTGCTTGAGCCGACATTCCACTTGCCGATACTTGGAGTTTTTCCACTATTTGGAATGGAGTGGGAATCTGGGCGAAAATTCACAAAAGAATCTTTTGCACTTTGGGCGATTCCTTGAGTTTTGCGCACTAGATTTTCCGCAACTCCCTGAACAGAATCTTTTGCATTTTGCGCCACACCTTGCACATTTGAAGCCACTTCACTAGCCACGCCTTTTGCGCTTTGGGCTACATTTTGAGCTTTTTGTGCCACGCTTTCAGCCACTTCGTTCGCTACACTTTGCGCGCTTGAAAGGGCAAGATTTGCTTTATTTTTTGCACTTTGAGCTACCTCAAGCGCTGTGTTAGCGACTTCCGCAGCTACACCTTGTGCATTTTTAGCTACTTCGCTTGCAAGCTCTTTTGCATTCTGCGCTGTGTTAGCGACTTCGTGGGCTAAATCCTGCGCGTTTTGCGCAAGTGTTTGGGGGGTAATTTTTTGTGTCATACATTCTCCTTAAATTGCAAAGTTTGGATTTCTTTCTTTGATTTATTTTCTTTAGCTTTTTTTGGATTGTTTAGGGCTAAAAAGCCCTCACAATGATGCAAAGACTAATCTAATTTGTCAAAGCCATCATTTTTCGCATTTCTTTTTGCGCGTGGGTATTGTGGAAAAGTATGCTTTGCGTGAGCTTTGAACTTTTGCCATTTATTTTTTCTTCCATAGCACCCAGAAGCGAGCGGATTCTGATTTTTACCGCGCCAAGGTTGCTAATCTCATCAATTTTTAGCTGTGTGTAAAATCTCCCGCGAGATTCTAAAATCGCGCGCACCTCATCGGTGGTGATAGAATCTATCCCACAACCAAAGCTCACAAGCTGGACTAGCTCGATATTATCGTGCGCGCAGACAAACTCCGCGGCGTTATAAAGGCGTGAGTGGTAGCTCCATTGATTGAGAATCTGCAAGTCCTTAGCCGTAGCCAAATGTGAGATAGAATCTTCACTCAAAACCACCAACCCAAGCGAGTTTATAAGCTTATCAATGCCGTGATTTATCTCTGGGTCGATATGGTATGGACGCCCGCTTAGCACGATTGCTTTGAGATTATGCTCTTTTATGTAAGCAAGGTTTTTCTCACCCTCTCTTTGAATATCATCTAGCCACATTTCACGGAACGCATACGCCCTATCCAAAGCTTTTCTAAATTCACCCTTGCTAGCACCCAATTCTTTTTTGAAAAAATCTAGGCTTTTTGCAAAAAATTCTTCCTTCTTATGCAAGCCAAAATATGGATAGAGGAATTTTACCTCGCGCAGTCTATCGACATTTGCATTAAGCAATTCCGGATAATAAGCAACCACAGGGCAATTGTAATTATTCGTGCTAGTATCTTGGTGTTTAGCATCAGATTCAAAGTTGTAGCTCATACAAGGATAGAAAATCTTTTCCACACCCCTATCCATAAGGTTTTCTATATGTCCATGCTGAAGCTTTGCCGGATAGCACACAGTGTCGCTTGGAATGCTGTATTGCCCTTTAGCAAATGTTTTACGCGTGGTAATATCAGAAACCACAACTTCATAGCCTAGCTCACTTAAAAGTGTATGCCAAAAGGGAAGATTCTCATACATATTGAGTCCCAAAGGAATGCCGATTTTCCCACGCGAGCCAAATTTCACTACACAATGCTCTTTGTCAAAATCCTTGTATTCAAACATATTCTTAAGCTTTGTGAGCTTATAGTCATACATATTTGGCAAATGCAAGACTTTCTTAAAGCCTAGCGGTTTGTCGCAGCGATTGCCAGAGATAAATTTTTTCGCCCCTTGCGTGTTGCCAAATTTATTTATCGTTAGATTGCAGTTATTCCCACAAATCTTGCAGACCGTCGCTGTTGCTGTATGTTCAAAGCCTTGCAAGGCTTCGGGTGTGATGATGCTAGATTTTGCTAAATGCAGCCCTTGTGCGTAAAGTGCCGCACCAAAAGCCCCCATAAGCCCGCTAATTTTAGGGCGGATAACATTACGCCCAATTTCTTTCTCAAAACTTCTTAAAACCGCGTCATTATAGAATGTCCCGCCCTGCACGACAATCTGCTGTCCCAAATCGTCCGCATCGCGCGCGCGGATAACTTTATAAATCGCATTTTTTACCACACTCATAGAAAGCCCGGCGCTAATATCTTCAATGCAAGCACCCTCTTTTTGTGCTTCTTTCACCGAACTATTCATAAACACGGTGCAACGACTTCCAAGCTCCACAGGGTTTTTAGATTCTAATCCTAGCTTTGAAAAGCTCGCCACATCATAGCCCATCGAGCGCGCAAAAGTCTCTATAAAGCTCCCGCAACCGCTCGAGCAAGCTTCATTTAACATAATGGAATCTATGGTTTGATTTTTGATATAAAAGCATTTAATATCCTGCCCGCCAATATCAATGATAAAATCTACTTGCGGATTGAAGTGTTGCGCGGCTTTAAGGTGTGCCATTGTCTCCACAAGTCCGGAATCTAGCCCAAATCCAGCCTTGATAAGCTCCTCGCCATAGCCTGTTACTGCGCTTCCTTTGATATTGATTTTATCGCCGAAATTTTCATAAATATAGCTTAATTGCTCAAAAATCACGCTTGCGGGATTGCCTTGATTTGAGTTGTAGAATTGATACAAAATGCGCGCGAAATCATCGATTATCACAAGCTTTGTCGTTGTCGAGCCACAATCTATACCAATATAGCAATCTATCTTTTTAAATCCGCCCGCTTCATAAGCTTCATCAATGCTTATCTCCTCCACGCTTGCATCTTTATGACGCGCAAGGAATTCTTCATATTCTTTAGAATCTGCAAAAAGCGGCTCAAGGTATTTATTTTTACTCGCAACATTTTTAGATTCTACAAGTTTTGCAATAAGGCTATCGCAGGTGTAGGATTTTTCATTTTCCCTCGCGCAAAGTGCTACACCAATAGACACAGAATACTGCGCGTAGTCTGGAAAAATCGCGTGTTCGTTATCAAGTTTCAAACTCTCTTGGAAGCGCTTTTGTAAGCCTTTGTAAAAAAACAGCGGACCGCCTAGAAACATCACTTTTCCGCCAATTTTGCGCCCTTGTGCTAGCCCACTGATGGTTTGATCCACTACCGCTTGAAAGATACTTGCAGTAATATCTTTTTTATTCACACCTTGATTAAGCAGTGGTTGCACATCAGTTTTGGCAAACACGCCACAGCGCGACGCCACAGGGTAGATTTTATCCGCATTCAAAGAAATTTCATCAAATTCCTGCGCGCTAATTGAGAGCAAAGTTACCATTTGGTCGATAAATGCACCTGTCCCACCAGCACAAGAGCCATTCATTCGCTCTTCTGTCCCACCGCTTAGAAATAGAATCTTCGCATCTTCACCACCTAGCTCAATAACGCAATCTGTATCAGGCTCTAGAAATTTTATCGCTTCAGCTGTGGCAAACACTTCTTGCACGAAATCAATCCCCACCGCCTTGCAAATCCCAAATCCAGCCGAACCAGAAATTGAAACCTTAAACTCACGCTCACCGATAATCTCGCGCAAGCCCTCCACAATCTCAATGCTTTTCTCGCGCACCTTAGAATAATGGCGCTCATACTTTTTGTAGATAATCTCATCGCCATCCATTAGCGCGACTTTCGCTGTTGTGCTCCCTATGTCAATGCCTAAAGTCAAACTCATACTTTAAACCCCCAAAAATAAAATCTTCAAAAAAATAGAACCCGCATTCTACCTAAAAAAACAACTTTTTAAACAAAAGTCTTTTAACCTTTCTCACTTGCGTATTTAAGAGCGTTTATGTAGCTTTTTGTATCAAGTGGCAGATTTTTATACGCTTTATCAAACGCCACACCATGATCAACTGACGCACGCAAAATTGGCAGATTAAGACTTACATTGATACTCTCATCAAAATACAGCGCCTTAAGTGGTGCTAATCCGACATCGTGATACATACTCACAAAATACCTAAATTTTTTACGATTATGCGGACTAAACGCAGAATCTGGCGGGAGCGCACCGACAAAAAGTTCATTTTTAAGCACTTTGTTCGCATTTTTCACCGCTTGAAAAATGATTTTATCCTCATCTCCCATAAGCCCATTATCCCCACAATGCGGATTGAGCCCGAGCACCGCGCAAGGCTCGTTTAGATTCACACATTTTGCAAATGTCAGCAAAAAATTTGTGAGTGGCTCTAGTGAAATATGCTCACTCACAGCTCTAAGCGCGATATGGTCGCTAAAAAGCGCGACAAACATTTGCTCACAACCTAACATCATAATCGCCTCTTTTTTATAGCGCGCACTTAGGGCTTGTGTGTGCCCGATAAAAGGGATTTGCGCGCTTGCCCACGATTCTTTGTGGATTGGCAAGCTCACAAGCGCACAAGCCTCCTTAGAATCCACCAAATCACACGCACATAAAAAACTCGCAAAGCTATACGCCCCACTTTGAGAATCCACCTTTCCGGGTTTAATTTGTGGCAAGGATTCTATGCCTTTTGGTGGATTAAAAGAAAAATCTTGCAAAGAAAGCGGATTTTTTAGCTTTTTTTGTGCTTGCACTAAAAGCTCTTTATGCACGCAATAAATAGGCTTGCAAAAGCGCGAAATCTCCTTATGCGCGCTCAAAGCGATTTGCGCGCTAATGCCATTTATATCACCGATACTAATTGCTATGGTTTTCATCATAAAATCTTAATGGAATATCTAAGGTGTTGGCAGTTGTTCTAAAATATCTTTTATCGCGCGCTCCAATCCCACAAATACTGCGCGTGCAATGATTGAATGCCCGATATTAAGCTCTGAAATCTCTTTGATTCTCACAATTGGTTCGAGATTATTTGCATTAAGCCCGTGCCCTGCAAAGCAAGCAAGATTAAGTGTTGTCGCCTTTTTTGCGGCATTTTGCAAAAGCAAAATTTCAGAATCTAGAAGCGATTTTAACTCCTCTTGTGGAAGTTCAAGCTCTGCAATACTTGCATTTGTGCGTGAAAGGTTGGTAGTTTGCATTAAAAAAATATTTGCATATTTCCCGGTATGAAGCTCGATAGCCCCAGCCCCTAATTCTTTTGCAGATTCTATCATCATCTCATTTGGCTCGATAAAAAGCGAGGTGGCAATATTGTGCTTGTGAAATTCCGCAAGCGTATTTTTAATATTTGCA from Helicobacter himalayensis harbors:
- the ccoG gene encoding cytochrome c oxidase accessory protein CcoG, encoding MRQVYYRKRRYLVYAIATIFLLTMPFITINDNHIFLLSFTKGEFHLLGTRFNMQELYLLPFLSILLFVGIFFLTTLGGRIWCGWACPQTIFRVIYRDFLQTKVFGLRQKISNKQKPLVLDTFGKKVKASLAFVIILFLCLVAAASLMFFFTAPEDFFVAIQNPSEHKVLMVFWLGFGLFFAIDIAFIQENFCIYICPYSRVQSVLYDNDTIMAIYNQNRGGVIYNKGDKITQKLKFTNPNAECVQCEHCVKVCPTHIDIRKGMQLECINCLECVDACTSVMAKYNKPSLVGWSSPAAVETNSKVRYMRLKTICYVGILLATCIALLIMGGKKEGMLLNVNSTSEIYKIKTQGVENTYRVLFHNTDSKEHEYFLSIENPSADSQIASNLEIITPKKPIRIRAGQKVTQIVTIRAKGLEASESGDVNYPFILKSYALDDESIFAERKANFIYPSKGVIQEYERRK
- the motB gene encoding flagellar motor protein MotB; protein product: MAKKKKCPECPAGEKWAVPYADFLSLLLALFIALWAISSSDSEKVRALKEELIKIFDYPVAMPLPSPVDQDVGNYEGNDAEDSSSAASTSAESAISSDIINDIGGVLEQMDSGSVLRLPDRILFRAGEFEITNSDTFTYLDRLTTIIKKYPNYVHLDIRGYTDDSTPPSRFRDNYEFSSARAVSVARELIQKGVEAHRISVSGYGSYGNVAPNDTPEQRAQNNRVEIYFFVSKVNSPKVKSMLERQGEN
- the motA gene encoding flagellar motor stator protein MotA; the encoded protein is MDLTTLLGILMSVTSISVGDILEGGDPRQVIHLSSVMIVIPTAMFSGMTATHGAYVKGAFKEFKMVFMGSKINLNETIRQLVELSTLARKDGVLSLEGRAAQIEDDFLRKAISMIVDGREAEAVREDMEIQIEVLEEYYHGSGHYWVLVGESCPTFGLVGAVMGLMLALQLLDDPKAMAAGISGAFTATVTGIFGAYAFFGPCGHKLLAKSKDIIQEKVLIVEGVVSIANGDNPRNLEEKLLGFIKPGEPRISQFE
- the carA gene encoding glutamine-hydrolyzing carbamoyl-phosphate synthase small subunit, whose protein sequence is MTQQADSKNTQSLPALKDIFLYFENGVFLQALSFGAEGSAIGEVVFNTSLCGYEEIITDPSYAGQFITFCMPEIGIVGVNEQDKESREIFCKGVIVSQYNNFYSNFRAQGDLSTLLKKHNIIGICNLDTRALVKMLRTQGSMMMIASTERSDKETLETLLKSSPSISEQNLIPEVSTKKPYIHKDGVFSFESMDYERIDSTKRKKILAIDFGIKRNILNELTSVGLEVEVIPHTFSADSVLKRFESKEIGGVFLSNGPGDPLMLENEIAQIRALIDFQIPLFGICLGHQLLAIAHGFNTYKLKFGHHGANHPVKNTLTGEVEITSQNHNYSVPDSIESIAEVTHRNLFDGTIEGVRYCNKSIFSLQHHPESSPGPKEARSVFAEFAKAVCETR
- a CDS encoding DUF507 family protein, with protein sequence MRLKAQHAPYIANKIGLDLANANFITLNSSVESVSKITLDCLMENIQKERAIDEKVRDLLEEYVNEIEDYRMDERSIFRMFKKQIADEEDFILNWDERCSDLSHRILTQMLQKHMLTFKVSEVIVKNTIYKAINDYSKIYEKSEEAVNECLKKYKRKLVYGSDEYEIVFNKLYEEELRKRGLA
- a CDS encoding 2-hydroxyacyl-CoA dehydratase; this translates as MTQKITPQTLAQNAQDLAHEVANTAQNAKELASEVAKNAQGVAAEVANTALEVAQSAKNKANLALSSAQSVANEVAESVAQKAQNVAQSAKGVASEVASNVQGVAQNAKDSVQGVAENLVRKTQGIAQSAKDSFVNFRPDSHSIPNSGKTPSIGKWNVGSSTDSILKTNREITKVPFTKEMKETHTILVPMMLPIHFRFLVNILHLHGYKAELLHNEGAGVVNEGLRNVHNDTCYPALLVIGQMIDALKSGKWDLNKVALLITQTGGGCRASNYIHLLRKALNKAGFGEIPVISLNFSGLETDQGFSVTRPMLQNFLSAIVYGDLLMHISNQCKSYELNKGDTEAKIAKWVERITTPGTNTGLTSYKALKKDMKEILDDFASIPRSTEKKVQVGIVGEIYIKFSPLGNNNLEDFLLSENCEVVIPGFLDFCLYCINDSIVENKMYGGKWLTRMIYRVVFEYFCGKQKDMIKTIQKHGVFRAPSPFKHTKSLADGYVSEAMNMGEGWLLTAEMLELIEQGVNNVVCTQPFGCLPNHIVGRGMMKVIKEKNPQSNIVSIDYDPSATRVNQENRIKLMLSNARKELA
- a CDS encoding acyl-CoA dehydratase activase; its protein translation is MSLTLGIDIGSTTAKVALMDGDEIIYKKYERHYSKVREKSIEIVEGLREIIGEREFKVSISGSAGFGICKAVGIDFVQEVFATAEAIKFLEPDTDCVIELGGEDAKILFLSGGTEERMNGSCAGGTGAFIDQMVTLLSISAQEFDEISLNADKIYPVASRCGVFAKTDVQPLLNQGVNKKDITASIFQAVVDQTISGLAQGRKIGGKVMFLGGPLFFYKGLQKRFQESLKLDNEHAIFPDYAQYSVSIGVALCARENEKSYTCDSLIAKLVESKNVASKNKYLEPLFADSKEYEEFLARHKDASVEEISIDEAYEAGGFKKIDCYIGIDCGSTTTKLVIIDDFARILYQFYNSNQGNPASVIFEQLSYIYENFGDKINIKGSAVTGYGEELIKAGFGLDSGLVETMAHLKAAQHFNPQVDFIIDIGGQDIKCFYIKNQTIDSIMLNEACSSGCGSFIETFARSMGYDVASFSKLGLESKNPVELGSRCTVFMNSSVKEAQKEGACIEDISAGLSMSVVKNAIYKVIRARDADDLGQQIVVQGGTFYNDAVLRSFEKEIGRNVIRPKISGLMGAFGAALYAQGLHLAKSSIITPEALQGFEHTATATVCKICGNNCNLTINKFGNTQGAKKFISGNRCDKPLGFKKVLHLPNMYDYKLTKLKNMFEYKDFDKEHCVVKFGSRGKIGIPLGLNMYENLPFWHTLLSELGYEVVVSDITTRKTFAKGQYSIPSDTVCYPAKLQHGHIENLMDRGVEKIFYPCMSYNFESDAKHQDTSTNNYNCPVVAYYPELLNANVDRLREVKFLYPYFGLHKKEEFFAKSLDFFKKELGASKGEFRKALDRAYAFREMWLDDIQREGEKNLAYIKEHNLKAIVLSGRPYHIDPEINHGIDKLINSLGLVVLSEDSISHLATAKDLQILNQWSYHSRLYNAAEFVCAHDNIELVQLVSFGCGIDSITTDEVRAILESRGRFYTQLKIDEISNLGAVKIRIRSLLGAMEEKINGKSSKLTQSILFHNTHAQKEMRKMMALTN
- the pdxA gene encoding 4-hydroxythreonine-4-phosphate dehydrogenase yields the protein MKTIAISIGDINGISAQIALSAHKEISRFCKPIYCVHKELLVQAQKKLKNPLSLQDFSFNPPKGIESLPQIKPGKVDSQSGAYSFASFLCACDLVDSKEACALVSLPIHKESWASAQIPFIGHTQALSARYKKEAIMMLGCEQMFVALFSDHIALRAVSEHISLEPLTNFLLTFAKCVNLNEPCAVLGLNPHCGDNGLMGDEDKIIFQAVKNANKVLKNELFVGALPPDSAFSPHNRKKFRYFVSMYHDVGLAPLKALYFDESINVSLNLPILRASVDHGVAFDKAYKNLPLDTKSYINALKYASEKG
- a CDS encoding pyridoxine 5'-phosphate synthase, which codes for MTLGVNIDHIATLRQARAINEPNPLEAIFIIKNAGAHQITMHLREDRRHIQDDDVRAVISAAPLPVNVECALDSHIIELLCALKPNRITLVPEKREEVTTEGGLNLEKNFANIKNTLAEFHKHNIATSLFIEPNEMMIESAKELGAGAIELHTGKYANIFLMQTTNLSRTNASIAELELPQEELKSLLDSEILLLQNAAKKATTLNLACFAGHGLNANNLEPIVRIKEISELNIGHSIIARAVFVGLERAIKDILEQLPTP